ACGCGTCGGCGAAGGCTTCGGCGACACCGTCGCGCACCGGCGCCGGAAGCGTCTCCAGCACCTCGGGGCGGACGGCGTCGCCGAACGCCGGGACCCGCCCGTCCGGGACCCGCCGGACGACCTCCTCGGCGAACCGGTTCGACACGACGGCGCCGAAGACCGCCATCCCGGCGGCGGTGCCGAGCATCCGGCTCGCGAACACGCCCGAGCTCGCCGCGCCGAGGTCGCGGTGCGGCGCCGCCTGCTGCGCGATCAGCATGACGACCTGCTGGGACAGCCCGGCGCCGAAGCCGAGCACCGCCATGGAGCAGCCCGCGGCGACCAGGCCGGTGCGGGCGTCCATCGTCGCCAGCAGCGCGATCCCCGCCGCGCTGACCGCCATGCTCGCCGCCGGCAGCCGGTGGTAGCGGCCGGTCCGGTGGATGTACTTCCCCGCCGCCACGGACGACGCCAGGAGAGCGAGCATCATCGGCAGCAGGAGCAGACCCGACCTGGTCGCGCCCACTCCCCCGACGACCTGGAAGAACATCGGCAGGTAGGTGGCGAGCCCGAATCCCGTCGCGCCGCCGACGGCCGCGACGGCGCAGGCCACGCTGAACGACCGGTCGCGGAACAGCCGCGGCGGGATGATCGGCTCGGCGGCCGTCCGCTCGGCGAGCACCCACACGGTGAACAGCACGGCCGAGGCCGCCGCCAGCGAGAGGACGACGGGCGAGCCCCACGCGTACCGCGTCCCGGCCCAGCTGGTGAACAGGGTGAAGCAGGTGACGGCGGCCCCGAGCAGGACGATCCCCGGGTAGTCGATCCGCGGCCTGCCCTTCGGCGCCGGCAGCCGCAGGAACGGCACGATCACGGCGGTGGCGGCGGCACCGAGCGGCAGGTTGAGGTAGAACACCCACCTCCACGACGCGTGGTCGGTGAGGACGCCTCCGGCCAGCGGTCCCGCGATGCTGGAGACGGCGAAGACGATCGCCGAGTAGCCCTGGTACCGGGCGCGCTCGCGCGGCTCGAA
The sequence above is a segment of the Actinomadura coerulea genome. Coding sequences within it:
- a CDS encoding DHA2 family efflux MFS transporter permease subunit, encoding MRVIETTAPMTGRHRRLVFGGLMLAGLMSSLDATVLGTALPTIVGDLGGLDRLAWVSTAYVLATSVTVPLSGRLGDLFGRRRVLLTGLLGFLAGSAACGAAPTMTWLIVFRAVQGAAAGCLMSSMFALTGELFEPRERARYQGYSAIVFAVSSIAGPLAGGVLTDHASWRWVFYLNLPLGAAATAVIVPFLRLPAPKGRPRIDYPGIVLLGAAVTCFTLFTSWAGTRYAWGSPVVLSLAAASAVLFTVWVLAERTAAEPIIPPRLFRDRSFSVACAVAAVGGATGFGLATYLPMFFQVVGGVGATRSGLLLLPMMLALLASSVAAGKYIHRTGRYHRLPAASMAVSAAGIALLATMDARTGLVAAGCSMAVLGFGAGLSQQVVMLIAQQAAPHRDLGAASSGVFASRMLGTAAGMAVFGAVVSNRFAEEVVRRVPDGRVPAFGDAVRPEVLETLPAPVRDGVAEAFADAYSTLFVAALPVAAAGLAAALLLRHVPLARRGPED